The DNA region ctcttgctcgtccagtacgggacggttgttgtttcgtccgccgccgcgaccgccgtgtcgaccaccaccgcaccggcgatgatcgcgtcgacccccgccgcatgaacgagtctccatggctcgcaattcctccttctgtcaccggaagagctaagtcagagccacagacggcgccaatgttctgtactagggcaagcttacgtaaaagagtgacagaaagtaaaccctagcagagcactaaaatagcaaaactaccataaaaggaatattctcattaatgctgaaaaagttggtctcgtacaagtggatgacctccccttttatagagggggtggtcatgatatggacctttcctatatttgggcctgacaatcagggcccaaatccctgtacatataagacaaatccaaaggaatcttccagctggcttgtgggtccatcatctaaggggggcaatgaagctcgttgtgtcgcacttcccgctatgtcccgcccagtccaaaaCCCAAGACAGTAAAGCAAATATGGCCCACAAAGCCCTACAGCTAAACAAAGATGGCCCAATAGGTCATCTTTATTTCTGATTTGTTATAATtgtattataaataaattattgaccaaaaaaaattataaacaaattgaaaatattCTCTGTTGATCAATGTAACACGTACTAAATTAGGGTCAAATCTATGTTAGAATAAAATTAGATAAACAGGTCATCATCTTGagttattttaaaatgtaaaatCAAATATTAGTCATTTAATAGGGACTGTAAATATACTTTACACTATACAAAATATTTTATGTAGAGAAAAGAAATATTATAATAAGAAAAGGGTATTATTCAGGGGACACTTTGTCTGTTCAAAAAGGTTTATACTTGAGCACAATCAAACGAAAAGATTCTTATAGTAGAAAATTCTATGCTTTTTGGGTTTATATCCATTTTCTCCTACAAAAGCAACATATTTGTAAATATCTCATAGTCTCAGTTTCTTTCTTCATACTCATCGTGGGTCACCCAATAATATTAGCTTATCTGTTCTTAATTTCTTATGTTTTTGCTTTTACACCACACATAATTGCAAGTTGCAACCAAAATCAAAGGGCAAGTAGAAAAGTGAGGCACGATAAAAGTAAAATCACATTTGAATTTTGGGTTAATGATTTATACTTTCCTTGCAAGTGATCTAACAGCCAGCTCAGTTGCCAACAAAGACCAACTATGTGAAAAGAGTTTTCTGATTTGATTTCCACATAATAAAAGTTCTAACTATACTAACACATTTTAGGTCAATTGGTAATGACATAACACTTTCCATAAGAATGTTGAGTGTTTGATTCCTGTCGTCGATATAAAAGTTGTGTTAATGAGCTGTCTGTAAATACCTTTGTAAGGTATCTATGATCTCGACGAAATGCTATGTCCTATAAACTATAATAGTGACCTAAACCGAATCCGTCATACAAAATAGTCAACGTCCGAAGAGTGACGGGATGATATAggtagttttaaaaaaaaatgttttcctTCCAAGTTAGTTATTCTCTTGCGCAGAAAGTGGAAGGAAAACATCTGAGATCCCATACAAAAAACGTTCCGACCTTTTTGTTGGGCTAAAAATACATTatacaccaccaccactactctGTTTTCACAGATTACACACTGCAAATAGTTACCAACACACACTCTCCTCCTCTCATTCCATTTCTAGTTAAACTAACACCACACAACACAAACACACACTCACATAATCACAAACATCATTCTTGTCTcattcaaattctcaacacaacTGATCCTCAAACCCGTGTCCCATGgatgcagcagcagcagcagcagcatcatcatcattgtcatcAATGGCACTTCCCTCCTTGAAACCACACAACCCCATCTCAAAACTTTCCATTTTCCAACGTTCCACCATCCCAACAACGTTAATCCCATCATGGGCATCCTTGGTTTCCTCAAACCCTGCCCTCTCCCCAAAGTTTCAATCATTCTTACGCTGCTCCACGAAACCAGACACCAGCGCCAACAGCGAGATACACAGCGAGCAAAACGATGAACCCAGTTCAGTTTCTAATAGCCAGAATCAGAAGGCATCAGAACCAGGCGAAGCAAGTGTAGTGTTTTCTTCTTCATCGCCTGTGGATTCTTCTTCTTATGCTTGTTCAAGAGGGTTGGTGTTTGATTTGGGTCCTTCGAACTCGTGGGACGGTGCAGAGATTGGATCGCCGGTGGTGAAGAGGTTTTTGAGCGATGAGGAGGAGAGATGGTACATGTGGTATCATGGAAGGTCTGAAGGGGACTCATGTTCTGGTTTGATTGGGTTGGCTATTTCCAGCAATGGGGTTCATTGGGAGCGTGGAGGAGGGCCTTCTAGATCAAGTTCTGATGTGGGTTCTGTGATGAATTGTGGTAAGGATTGGTGGGTTTTTGATACTCATGGAGTTAGACCATCTGAGACGGTGATCATGTCTAGTTCTAGAGTTAGAGCTCCTCCTGGTGTTTATTGGCTTTACTATACTGGCTATAGCTCTGAGACTGCAGAGGTTACTGATCACTCTATGGAATTCTGTTTGGAAAATCCGGATAGGtgtctcatcaatgatggtgtGAATCAAGGGGAATGTGGTAAGTGGAATGTTTTGAAGTCATTGCCTGGTTTGGCTATTAGTCAAGATGGGAGGCATTGGGCTAGGATTGAAGGAGAGCATCATAGTGGGGCATTGATTGATGTTGGGTCTGAGAAAGATTGGGATTCTTTGTTTATTTCTTCTCCACATGTGGTTTACCATGAGAATGGGGACCTCAGGATGTATTATCATTCATTTGATTTGGAAAAAGGGCACTTTGCTGTTGGGATTGCTAGGTCAAGAGATGGAGTCAGGTGGGTGAAGTTGGGGAAAGTAATAGGGGGAGGAAAAACTGGTTCTTTTGATGAGTTTGGAGCAATGAATCCGTGTGTGATGAGGAACCGGATTGATGGGAACTATATGATGGCATATGAAGGTGTTGCTGCTGATGGAAGGAGGAGCATTGGGATGGCTATTTCTCCTAATGGGTTGAAGGAATGGGTGAGGCTTCAAGATGAGGCAATTTTGGAGCCATCAGATAGAGGTTGTTGGGATGATAAGGATGTGGGATCCCCATGTCTTGTTCAAATGgataaagaagaaaatgagTTGAGGTTGTACTATagaggtgttggaaatgaaggAAGAGTTGGAATAGGAATGGCCGTTTCTGAAGGGAAGGATGTTAGAAGTTTTAGAAGATGGACAGGTTTTCATTTATAAGCTAGGTGTATGCCATGTTCAGTTATCAGTTGTTTAACATTTACAAACAATACGGTGTCTACATTCTTTATGATTTGGTTATTTTCTTTCTGAGTTTGGATTAAGTAGTTTTGTATTTAGCCTTAGTGCAGATTGATACACTTTCTTGTACAGTAAGCTATGAACTGGGTTTGATTTTTATGAATGCCAATGATCTTGTTGAATCGCCATGCTATACAATTTAACATTTGTCCCCACTATTGTGTTGGGCAACAAATAAGCAAGACAGGAAATCTGATATtgtattttttcatttaaatgtCTCTGATCGCTGTGCTCATCTAATGCTTTATGCTGTAagaataattttctttttcccgGGAGCTTCCAAAATTGCTGTATTGTCCTGCTTACTATAGGGACTATGCTTGAAAATCGGCTTTGCTTAGTCTAGAAACCTACAATGGGCTGTGGAAATTGTGCTGAAGCCTGAAGGACCAATGGTCACTTAGTCCTTAAAATTTTATAGTGAGATCTTGCATCGTGCCATCCCTATTGCTCTTTGTTGAACTTTCTGGGAAGACTCCCATCTTTATTTGCCATTTTAGCTGCTCCGGCATGTATATTTAGCTGTTGGtccatattttttttacattcagGAATGATTCCTAGACTActagataaaaatataataccAAGTATGAAGCATGGTCGGCGTTGGAGTGTTAAGAGTGAATACAACCTTTTGCATTGAATACAATGTGTTGAACAACATATAAGTGACTACGGCCCGTACACCTAaggccttaaggttttgggtttgatGTGGTGTCCAATTTACTTGAGTGGTTTGCTCTTAACCTGATGTGGTTCAAAGTCATATTATGGGACAATTTATCTCCATTTTTCTTTCCTATTCTTCATTTTGGGTTTATCTTATGAAGAAAAATTGTAACTATTGGCCATTTTCATGGACTGCCATGATCTCACTAAACTTCTCAGTAGTGATACACCGATCATATTCTTGATGTTATTTGCATCAAAGGGACGAAGTTCAAATCTCTTTCTGTCTCTTTGTTGCCATTTTCATGGACTTGGCTTTTTTGGGGGGGTGTACTGAGTTCTTCATTGTGGAACTTATCATATTGTGAACTGTGCAGGCTGATATAACCTGTTTCACAAGTCATTGTTTCTATTTGCAACATAAACAGACTTTTATCTCAATTCATGGACATAGATAAACATTTTACTTGTTTGTCTGATGGTTATGAGTTCCTCCAGTATTCTTTTTTCCATGGGCAGACTGAAACATTTTTTCTTTGGTTTATCAAAATTCCTTTATGGTATCAATTTGCTAGGAATTTCTCGATAGAGTAATTGGTACTAATTTGTGGGGAATATTTATTGCTTGCGAAGAGGTGAAGTTAAAGTTCCATTTGTGCTGTGAGAATACAACACTTGTAGTCTGATTGTTCTCACTGCATGTTGTTTCTCCCTTTTTTACTGTGACAGTTACTTGGATTCTTTTGGTTCCTAGGTGGAATAGCTTGAAGAGAAGGcaaagaagaaaaacatttgCCTTTTTGAAACAAATTGCAGGGCCTCAAAGGAAGAGTCATAGAGACCTCCTGCCGACTCATTTCCAGATAAAGCAGTTTCCACATCACCATGGATTCCCAATAAAGAATATATAGTAAAGGTTCTAAACCTTACCCAATAtgagaaaaattaaacaaagcaACTCTTAACAATTTAaagattaacaatttaaaactCAAATCTCTTTCTTATTAGCCTGTTCTTACATTTTGAGTATCCAACTTCACATTTTAGATTGtctattttgaaatttttatatgTTGTTTGATGTTGAATTTTAGTTTGCTACTTGAATTTTATTGTatacttgtattttttttttcttcatcatcatgaaACTTACATTACAATACCATTTCTTGGGTATTTCTCGCCTTTTCCCAATTCAGCATATGCAAGCCCTTGTCAGAGATGGAATTGGTGCATGAGAGCGATCTTTGAAAAATTCGCTAATTCTCATCATTGGATGATCAACCACAACAATATCAATCTTGATTGCAAAGGTCTTCCACATTCATCGTCCACGCCAATAATCATAACCTTCATTCTTTAAACTAACAATCATAATTACCATTGTCATACCGACAATAAAAACCTATCATAGTCCCCCATAGCGAATACACTTGAAACTTTATCATCCCATTAATTCCCCGTCACTTTGACCTAAACCATCCTCTAATAATTTCTACATGCCGGAACCATGTTGAAAAATCATGGTGCAACTTTCATATTGCCTTTTTTTTGGAAGTTCATTAGTTATCGACATAATCATGTACCTCACTAATCACAAGCCAAAATTGATTATTTCGTCCAATTACTATCACAACATATGAAATAACAATTTCACAATATCATCATGGCTCTGTGAGAAAGCTATCCTCAAAGCTGTCACCGTGGGTTTTGATATCGCTTGTTAGAGAGACACGAGGAGCTTAAAGCACCAATGAGCCAACACCGAAGACCATCAAGAGATTTAAACACTACATCTTTAAGCAAAACCTTAAAGTATTGAATTTATAAGTCACATCTCCAATAAAATTTTCATATCGAGGGATTAGTCACTTGTTTGCGGCGGTGTGATATTTTGGGAAAAAATTAGcatcttcaattttttatttaagttgGGCCTAGAGCCCACTCAGCCCACGAAAAGCATAAATGAAAAACCCCGTTCTATCCTATTCTCATTCCCAAACTTGACTTTGTGAAAGAAATCGTGATAAATCACACAAGACAATTTCCCTCACTCTCTATTCCACTCTTTCTAGGGTTTCTTCCCATTCAATCTCTTCTCCTCTTTACCCTTCGATTTCTCATCTACACACCACTTCGCAACCCTCAATTTCCTCATCTGCAATCGGTGCGTAGAAAAATCAATTTCCCCCCAATCGGTTTTACCCTATTGCCGTTGTTCAATGGATTGAATTATTCAATTGTTCTTCGTTTCAGGATTCAATCGCCCTCTTTTcatgtgaagaagaagaaggagcgACGACATGTATTCATCCAGAGgtagcggcggcggcggcggcggcgcttACGGCCAATCGTACACGGGTCAATCCACATACGGCCAGAACGTAAGTCTTTCATTctttccatgaattttctgcaaTTCGTTATCTTCTGACATTTGCATCCCTCAATGAAAAAGAAAGACTTTTCCTTTCCCCTTATCGTTTAGGCTGATTTGGATTTTGTGGGTGCAGCTGGGTGCTAATTATTCTGGGAGTTCCGTTGGAGGCCATGATGTTACTCAACATTCCGTGGCTTCGAGGCATTCAGCGATATTAGGTGGGCAACAGGAAGTTGATGTTGCCGGGTATCGTCCCGCGCAGTATGGAGGTCAATATAGCTCTGTTTATGGCTCAGCTGCTCTCAGCAGTGCACCACAGGTCAGTTTGTTGTGTGTAGTTGGTAAAGATTGTTATGTGTCAGCCGGCATTTTGCGTATCGTTTTAAATGGATGCGGTTTGAAATGAATTATTTTTACTCCTTTATACAGGTTCCTTCAATGAGCACCAAGGGAGCTGCGTCATCAGCTTTGGACGGTCGCGGAGGTTATTCGGATTCACCTAAATTTGGTCCTGGTGACTATATCCCATCATCGAGCCATGGATACGGCCACAAGTCTGATCAATTGTATGGTGACAAGAGTTTGGATTATTCTGGAATAGATAGGAGACAATATGGTGAACGGCAGAGTGGTTATCTTGGTAGGGACTTACCAAGTGAACAAACTGCGCGGTATGCTGCTGATGCTGTTGGATATAGTGGTCAACATCAGGTATATACTTAATCATAGAAAAAATTGtagttgcttttttttttaatacgcATTtgtaaaaaagagaaaattactACTGGTTACCTTTTGTAACACCTTCCATTTGTTATATATTCAGCAAGCAGAAATATATGACCGAATTGATCAGGCAGCTTTGTTACGACAAGAGCAACTGCTGAAAGCTCAGTCTCTACAAGCCGCCTCACTTGAAGGGGGTACTAGGTATTTTATTTTGTCTTTTGGAAGGATTTTTGTTGTATGTTAGTCTAATTCTTTTTGTCTATCTGAACCAACTTTTAGCCACTTGAAAGCAATATTATTTTGCTTAATGAATGTAGTTCATCTGTCCCTTGTGGTGGTTATTTGTATAGCAGTTGGAGTTGTCTTTTGAATTTCTGATGAAATTGGGCTGAAGCTGATGTTAaatgataataatattttttctccCTACACTAAGTAGCAACACGTTTCTGGCAGACAAGCTGATTACCTTGCAGCAAGGACTGCTGCTAGTCGTCACCCTACCCAAGATCTCATGTCCTATGGAGGAAGGATGGATTCTGATCCCCGTGCGTCTTCAATGCTAAGCGCTACTTCATATAGTGGACAACACGCACCATCCATCTTAGGAGCAGCTCCAAGGAGAAACGTGGATGATCTCCTGTATTCCCAGAATGCATCAAATCCTGGTTATGGAGTGAGCCTGCCTCCTGGTAGGGACTATGCCACTGGAAAAGGTCTTCATGGAAATTCTATGGAGTTGGATTATCCAGGAAATCTGCTGTCACAAGGTGGGCACAATGACCGTAAGGATGATCGGGCTAGCTATCTACGGGAATTTGAACTAAGGGAAGAAGAGCGTCGCCGTGAACGCTTGCGTGAGAGGGATAGAGATAGAGACAAGGATAAAGAACGTGAACGATTGCGAGAACGTGAACGAGAACGGGAACGTGAAAAGGAGCGCCTTTTGGAGCGACGGGAAAAGGAAAGGGAGCGAGATCGCAAACGCGCAGTTGAAGTTAAGCTTGAACGAACTCCAGTGAGATCCTCCAAGGATCCCCGTGGTACTTCAAAAGATCGTCGTGGGTCGTCTTTGACAAAGGAAGGGAAATCTGCACGACGGGACTCACCGCATCACAGTGCTTTACATAGGTGGATCTTaatgatttttcattttctgcGTCCTGCTCTGGTTCTGAATATCTAGCTGCTTGTATATCTTGCAGCCTTTTGTAACTAACTTAATGTTCTGTTATGCTGAAGGCACCGTTCACCTGTTAAAGAAAAACGGAGAGAATATATCTGCAAGgtaaaaggaaataaaaactTAGCTGATCATCATTATGAGAAATTGAGAATATTCTTCATCCTGGAGCTAGTTGTGCTACTATTTTTCCTCAGGAGAACTGAGGATAATAGCTTGATAGACTTAGTATTTCATGTTATAGCTAATAGTTTTTCTACTTTAACCCTTTGTGTTGGACTTTCTGTTTTAAATCTTGGACTCAGTATATCATGTAATTCACTCTTGATCTCCGACAGTTCACATGATTAGATTCAATGATGAGACACTTCAGTTATCTTTGTTTCTTTTTGTCCTTGTAGTCCTTGTTGACTTTGAATCCTCAGATTCCTTGTTTTCTATTGAGTCTTAATCATTCTGTCCTGTTCTTTTCTCCACACCCTAGTGGTCTCTTCACAGTTTTCTTTCTGGTAGTCCTTGCTTCCTTACTGTCCTTATACTTTCAGCCCTAGATTTGATTTAGAGATGTCTTTGTAGTAATGGATTAGGATACAACTCAAATCTTATAAGTATTTAGGTTTTCAAGAATACTCCTATTCTTATTGATACCTTGTTGGAATTTCAGTCTACATTACATCTTCAGAAATGAATGTGAATTGATTTCTCAAGAGGTGGCCTGTTATGGTTTCATgttgtttatctattttatattGTTGCACTGAAATCAGGTTAATTGAATTTTACATTGTCTTAATTGCATGAGCAGGTGTACCCTTCTCGTTTAGTGGATATTGACAGGGATTACCTTTCAATAGATAAGCGATACCCCAGACTCTTCGTCTGTCCTGAGTTGTCTAAGGTAAATTGATAATATATGTATGTTCAATAATTATTACTTTAGGGGAAATGATCATATGTTTGAAGTCTCTCAAGTAGCTTTTGCTTCTATGTATTTTGGAGCACAAAATAAGCTAATCCTAAGCCTATGATTATCTTCCCTAATGGTGAAGGCTTGATATTGACTTGCTGTTATTCTTTACTGATGCTCTAGGTTGTTGTGAACTGGCCAAGAGAAAACCTTAAATTGTCTATCCATACTCCTATCAGGTAcctctcttcatcttttttgtatcaagtacatcattataaattattatctaaCACAAGTAAAAGTGTATTATGTCCTGacatttgttattttatttattcttcACTATCCATAAGTTCTACTCCCTCCTGTCCTATAGAAGACCCCATAGAGACATATTTGGTGTTTTACATAAGACCCTCCTCTACTAAATTTCATAAATATGTACTTTCTCCATATCTACCCTTttgtatttattaattttattaattccAAAATTTTGATTACCACCAGCAATTAATTCTTTCCCACACTATCCAATACATTAGTTAAGGGTAATGATTTATACATTTTTTATTGAACATTTGATTACCACCAGCACATGGaaaattgtataattttttaaaaaccaaTGCATTAATTAACATCATtacatgttttcttaataagcatAAATGTCTGAAGATGACCTTATATGTAAGATCCGAGGGAGTAGAATTTAATTTCATAGTatatttttttgggtcaaattaAGACATTAAGatgatgtttgatctttgtAGTTGTAGTCTTAATATTGTGAACTTTTGTTGTTGCTTTTTATTGATGATTCGGaggaaagaaaatatttgaaCAAGTTATCTTCCAAAATTATTTTGATTGGTGGGGTAGCATTTGTGTGATATTTGGTTTTCCTGACAGGGTACACATTGTTTGACATTTTTAAATAACTAATCAGTTTTGGGGTAGCTTGTTCTTTATCATTTCTGCTTTCCCTGCCATATAGCAGTTTTGTTGTCATTGTAATTGCGAAATATAATGTTAATAAGGATGATTTTGAGCAGTTTTGAGCATGATTTTGTTCAAGAAGAAAGTGCCATTGAGCCTAGAGACACATCCACCAAGCTTTTGAATGGACAACCTCCAAATTCAGAACAAGGAAATACGGTTTGGAATGCCAAAGTAGGTTCAATATTGACATTTGTTTTCTCGCTATTTTGTCTGATGAATTGCATTGAACTGAGAGAAGGGTATTTATTGTTGCTTTGATATTTTCTGGGCTATATAACTGCTTTACAATTTTTATGGTTTCTCCTGCCACCATATTGCTGGCACGGTGTGAGAAGCttcaaaatatataatatttcctGTTTCTACTGTTTGATTAACATTTTCTGTTTCCTTGTTTCAGATTATTTTGATGAGTGGGCTTAGTAGGACTGCATTGGAGGATCTGTCATCTGATAAAATTTTTGATGATCGCATTCCTCATATTTGTAATTTCCTTAGGTTTGCGGTCCTTAAGAAGGACCATTCTTTCATGGCAGTTGGTGGTCCATGGGAACCTGCTGATGGGGGAGATCCTTCTAATGATGATAACTCTTTGATCAAGACAGCCCTAAGGTTTATACCTAAGATATGTTATTGTTGTTGAAGTATATGCTTTTCACTACTGGAATAAATGACATTTTTTGGATTTTACAGATATGCGAAGGATGTTACTCAGCTGGACTTGCAGAAGTGCCAACACTGGAACCGTTTTCTTGAGGTATTGCTTTCTTTTTATGACTATTTATGGGTATCTTAGCTGACTGGATTTTTTCTTGTTCCTTTGTTTAAACTTCTGCCAGGAATCTGTTTAGAACTGTTATGCAAATGCTTTTATTTCAGTATGTGCTTGCTTCATTGAAACTGCATGAAATTATTCATGTTTTCAATTGTattgtaaattgtaattaaGTTCATGTTTTTtatactcttttttttaattcGTAATCCTCTGCTGTTGTGCgtctttgtttcttttcatTAATATTTCTATTATCCAAGGTTATGGTTGTTGTATCTTCTAGTTACTTTTTTAAGTgtccatttctttttttttacaaaataagGAAGCTTCTCTGTTTTCCAGATACATTATGATAGATTTGGCAAAGATGGTTTCTTTAGCCACAAGGAAGTCACTGTTCTTTATGTTCCCGATTTGTCTGACTGCCTCCCTTCCTTGGAAGAATGGCGTGGCCAGTGGCTTGCCCACAAGAAAGCTGTGGCTGAAAGAGAACATCAACTTCAACTTTCTTTAAAGAAAGAGGTCTGTTTTTATTGCTTTAGGTCCCCACTTTTAGTTGGATATAATTTCAAAAGGTTGTTTGCcttattttctttattattatCTCACTTTTTTTGAATAATGTTTCAGAAATCAAGAGATAATAGGGAAGCATCCAAAGGTGAGTGTACtattgttttaactttttcaTGTGTAGCTTTTTTCTTTCgcttatttttagttttcatttatatttttgatttaaattttgacACATCAGATAAGAAGAAAGATTCTGCTGCATCTGGACAATCAGGAGTTGTTAAGAAGGAGGAGAAAGATAGTATTATTGTTAAGGAGGAAACTGAGGAAAAACCTGGAGTGAGTAACAACAATAAGATTGCTAAAGTTGATGCCTCGGATATAGGTGAAGACAAGAATGAGAAGAAACTGGGGGAAACTGCCACTGGTCAAATCACAGGCAGTGTGAAGACTGTGAAAAAGAAGGTTATAAAGAAGGTTGTGAAACAAAAAGGTGCCATTAAGGCAAATGATAGTGCCACCCAACAAATGGATAAATCAGGTGTGAAGGATGCTgcagaggaagcagcagcatcAGATGTTCCTAATCAGGAGGACAAGTCTTCTGTGGATCCTACTAGGATTCACACATCAGATGTTTCTACTGGAAAAACTGATGGTGAAGAGGGGAAAGGTAAGGAAATAAACAGTTCTGGAGATAAACCTCAGGACAACCCTGATTCAACAGTTAATGCAGTTACAAATGATGCTTCTGTGAAAATtacaaaaaagagaaaaataatcaaGCGGGTACCTAAAAAAAAGGTTGTTGGTGAGGCATCTAAATCTGCAGTTTCTGACCCTAAAAATGAAGGGAATGTTGTGGAAGATAAAGCAGTGGATAGTAACCAAAGCACTGGCAAGCAGACTGCCGCTGCAGATGCCACTGTGACGGAGCCAAAAAAATCTGTGAAGGTTGTCCCTAAGAAAAAGTTAAAAACACCCACCTCTGGGAAGCAAGGTGGTGCAGCTGATTCCAATAAAGCAGAAACAAAGTCTGATAAAAAGGATGAAGGTAATGTTGTTGCTATTCAAGCAAAAGATGAGTCAGAGAGCTCTGGCAAGCAGCCTCCTGTTGCAGATACAAAAGTGACGCCAGAGGTGAAAAAAACTGTGAAGGTAGTTCCTAAAAAGAAATTGAAGGCACCTGCCTCTGAGAAGCAAGGTACAGCTGATTCCAATAAAACTGAAATGAAGCCTGACAAGGATGATAAAGGAACTGGTGAAAAAAGTGGAGCCAAGACAGACAAGCAGAAAACCTCTGAAAAGAGTCCTCAGAATGTTAAGGAGAAACAGAAAGATGGGGATAAGTCAGGTGAGAAAGTAACCAAAGGTAGAGATGGAAAAGTTGATCCTAAAAGCAAATCTAGTAAGGAAGTTAAAGAGAAGAGGAAGTCTGAGGAACCTCCTCGACACCCTGGATATATTCTTCAAACAAAAGGGACTAAGGATTCTAAGGTAAGCCAACTTGAGCATGATTGTAGAAAACATAGAAATATACCCTCTTGGTACAATTACTGTTTTTTGTACT from Lotus japonicus ecotype B-129 chromosome 2, LjGifu_v1.2 includes:
- the LOC130739801 gene encoding protein SHORT ROOT IN SALT MEDIUM 1, which encodes MYSSRGSGGGGGGAYGQSYTGQSTYGQNLGANYSGSSVGGHDVTQHSVASRHSAILGGQQEVDVAGYRPAQYGGQYSSVYGSAALSSAPQVPSMSTKGAASSALDGRGGYSDSPKFGPGDYIPSSSHGYGHKSDQLYGDKSLDYSGIDRRQYGERQSGYLGRDLPSEQTARYAADAVGYSGQHQQAEIYDRIDQAALLRQEQLLKAQSLQAASLEGGTRQADYLAARTAASRHPTQDLMSYGGRMDSDPRASSMLSATSYSGQHAPSILGAAPRRNVDDLLYSQNASNPGYGVSLPPGRDYATGKGLHGNSMELDYPGNLLSQGGHNDRKDDRASYLREFELREEERRRERLRERDRDRDKDKERERLREREREREREKERLLERREKERERDRKRAVEVKLERTPVRSSKDPRGTSKDRRGSSLTKEGKSARRDSPHHSALHRHRSPVKEKRREYICKVYPSRLVDIDRDYLSIDKRYPRLFVCPELSKVVVNWPRENLKLSIHTPISFEHDFVQEESAIEPRDTSTKLLNGQPPNSEQGNTVWNAKIILMSGLSRTALEDLSSDKIFDDRIPHICNFLRFAVLKKDHSFMAVGGPWEPADGGDPSNDDNSLIKTALRYAKDVTQLDLQKCQHWNRFLEIHYDRFGKDGFFSHKEVTVLYVPDLSDCLPSLEEWRGQWLAHKKAVAEREHQLQLSLKKEKSRDNREASKDKKKDSAASGQSGVVKKEEKDSIIVKEETEEKPGVSNNNKIAKVDASDIGEDKNEKKLGETATGQITGSVKTVKKKVIKKVVKQKGAIKANDSATQQMDKSGVKDAAEEAAASDVPNQEDKSSVDPTRIHTSDVSTGKTDGEEGKGKEINSSGDKPQDNPDSTVNAVTNDASVKITKKRKIIKRVPKKKVVGEASKSAVSDPKNEGNVVEDKAVDSNQSTGKQTAAADATVTEPKKSVKVVPKKKLKTPTSGKQGGAADSNKAETKSDKKDEGNVVAIQAKDESESSGKQPPVADTKVTPEVKKTVKVVPKKKLKAPASEKQGTADSNKTEMKPDKDDKGTGEKSGAKTDKQKTSEKSPQNVKEKQKDGDKSGEKVTKGRDGKVDPKSKSSKEVKEKRKSEEPPRHPGYILQTKGTKDSKLRSLSLSLDSLLDYTDKDVEESTLELSLFAESFNEMLQYQMGCRILTFLQKLRVKFVIKRNQRKRQREERSEKDNADKTPAKRPKGDDASVKTEATNTDTPNSTQADDKTVDVDKTVDVDKTDDVDKTADENTNPSEKENDLKMEDATDEEEDPEEDPEECEEMENGGPKHDASNDKDAEQEADLKVESENVTSNEKAADETSKGEIVVKNEVKEAKTDVQSNEEKEGKAEKIKETPAVKEVAVDKELLQAFRFFDRNRAGYIRVEDMRLVLHNLGMFLSHRDVKDLVQSALLESNTGRDDRILYNKLARMSEL
- the LOC130739800 gene encoding uncharacterized protein LOC130739800, with translation MDAAAAAAASSSLSSMALPSLKPHNPISKLSIFQRSTIPTTLIPSWASLVSSNPALSPKFQSFLRCSTKPDTSANSEIHSEQNDEPSSVSNSQNQKASEPGEASVVFSSSSPVDSSSYACSRGLVFDLGPSNSWDGAEIGSPVVKRFLSDEEERWYMWYHGRSEGDSCSGLIGLAISSNGVHWERGGGPSRSSSDVGSVMNCGKDWWVFDTHGVRPSETVIMSSSRVRAPPGVYWLYYTGYSSETAEVTDHSMEFCLENPDRCLINDGVNQGECGKWNVLKSLPGLAISQDGRHWARIEGEHHSGALIDVGSEKDWDSLFISSPHVVYHENGDLRMYYHSFDLEKGHFAVGIARSRDGVRWVKLGKVIGGGKTGSFDEFGAMNPCVMRNRIDGNYMMAYEGVAADGRRSIGMAISPNGLKEWVRLQDEAILEPSDRGCWDDKDVGSPCLVQMDKEENELRLYYRGVGNEGRVGIGMAVSEGKDVRSFRRWTGFHL